A genomic segment from Nicotiana sylvestris chromosome 1, ASM39365v2, whole genome shotgun sequence encodes:
- the LOC138889922 gene encoding cytochrome P450 71A1-like, with product MEKTILEGYEIRPGTIVYVNAWAIARDPEIWEKPKEFIPERFLNSNIDYKGRDFELLPFGAGRRGCPGIALGVASMELALSNLLYAFDWELPYGVKKEDIDTHARPGITMHKKNELCLIPKNYL from the exons ATGGAAAAAACCATATTAGAAGGTTATGAAATTCGGCCAGGAACCATAGTTTACGTTAATGCTTGGGCTATAGCAAGAGATCCTGAAATATGGGAAAAACCGAAAGAATTTATACCTGAAAGATTCTTGAATAGCAATATTGATTACAAGGGTCGAGATTTTGAGTTACTTCCATTTGGTGCAGGTAGAAGAGGTTGCCCAG GTATTGCACTTGGGGTTGCATCCATGGAACTTGCTTTGTCAAATCTTCTTTATGCATTTGATTGGGAGTTACCTTATGGAGTGAAAAAAGAAGACATTGACACACATGCCAGGCCTGGAATTACCATGCATAAGAAAAACGAACTTTGCCTTATCCCCAAAAATTATCTATAG
- the LOC104212877 gene encoding cytochrome P450 83B1-like, whose product MIMLFLLFVALPFILIFLLSKSKNGGKNTLPPGPIGLPFIGNLHQYDTLNPHIYFWKLSKKYGKIFSLKLASSQMVVVSSSKLAKEVLKTQDLIFCSRPSILGQQKLSYYGRDIVFAPYNDYWREMRKICVLHLFSLKKVQLFSPIREDEVFRMIKKISKQASTSQIINFSNLMISLTSTIICRVAFGVRFEEEAHERKRFDFLLAEAQAMMASFFVSDFFPFLSWIDKLSGLTYRLERNFKDLDNFYEELIEQHLNPNRPKYMEGDIVDLLLQLKKEQSTPIDLTMEDIKGLLMNVLVAGSDTSAAATVWAMTALIKNPKAMKIVQTEIRKSVGKKGIVNEEDVQNMP is encoded by the exons ATGATAATGCTCTTTCTACTCTTTGTAGCCCTTCCTTTCATTCttattttccttctttctaaatccaaaaatggtggaaaaaacACATTGCCACCAGGTCCTATAGGCTTGCCATTCATTGGAAATTTGCATCAATATGATACTTTAAACCCTCATATCTATTTTTGGAAACTTTCCAAAAAATATGGAAAAATCTTCTCCTTAAAACTTGCTTCTTCTCAAATGGTTGTAGTTTCTTCATCAAAATTAGCAAAAGAAGTATTGAAAACACAAGATTTAATATTCTGTAGTAGACCATCTATTCTTGGCCAACAAAAATTGTCTTACTATGGTCGTGATATTGTTTTTGCACCTTATAATGATTATTGGAGAGAAATGAGAAAAATTTGTGTTCTTCATCTTTTTAGTCTAAAAAAAGTTCAATTATTTAGTCCAATTCGTGAAGATGAAGTTTTTAGAATGATtaagaaaatatcaaaacaagctTCTACTTCACAAATTATTAATTTCAGTAATTTAATGATTTCATTAACTAGTACAATTATTTGTAGAGTTGCTTTTGGTGTTAGGTTTGAAGAAGAAGCACATGAAAGGAAgagatttgattttcttttggcTGAGGCACAAGCAATGATGGCTAGCTTCTTTGTCtctgatttttttccttttttaagtTGGATTGATAAATTAAGTGGATTGACATATAGACTTGAGAGGAATTTCaaggatttggataatttttatgAAGAACTCATTGAGCAACATCTCAATCCCAATAGGCCAAAATATATGGAAGGAGATATTGTTGATCTTTTGCTACAATTGAAGAAAGAGCAATCAACACCAATTGATCTTACTATGGAGGATATAAAAGGACTTCTCATG aATGTGTTAGTTGCAGGATCAGACACTAGTGCAGCAGCAACTGTTTGGGCAATGACAGCCTTGATAAAGAATCCAAAAGCCATGAAAATAGTTCAAACAGAAATCAGAAAATCAGTTGGGAAGAAAGGCATTGTAAATGAAGAAGATGTCCAAAACATGCCTTAG